A genomic stretch from Halalkalibacillus sediminis includes:
- a CDS encoding peptidylprolyl isomerase, producing the protein MKQATIHFENGEQIKIDLYDQEAPNTVDNFVKLAEDGFYDGLTFHRVIPNFVIQGGCPKGDGTGGPGYTIKCETEGNPHKHQRGTLSMAHAGKDTGGSQFFVCHSPQPHLDGRHTVFGQVTDGVEIVDRVKPGDVMEKVVVEK; encoded by the coding sequence ATGAAACAAGCAACCATTCATTTTGAAAATGGAGAACAGATTAAGATTGATTTATACGATCAAGAAGCACCGAATACAGTAGACAACTTTGTGAAACTAGCAGAGGATGGTTTTTATGACGGTTTAACCTTCCATCGCGTGATTCCTAATTTCGTGATTCAGGGCGGTTGCCCTAAAGGCGATGGCACAGGTGGACCTGGATATACTATTAAGTGTGAGACAGAAGGGAATCCTCATAAGCATCAACGAGGAACTTTATCAATGGCTCACGCAGGTAAAGATACAGGTGGAAGTCAGTTCTTCGTTTGCCATTCACCTCAGCCACATTTGGATGGAAGACATACTGTTTTCGGACAGGTAACAGACGGGGTAGAGATTGTTGATCGGGTCAAACCTGGTGACGTAATGGAAAAAGTAGTTGTTGAAAAATAA
- a CDS encoding nucleoside recognition domain-containing protein → MVNLIWVGLAAIGIIYSFFNGTVEEVNEVIFTSADEAVFLCISLVSILVFWLGLMKIAEEAGLLEKLAHFFKPIFKVVFPDIPPNHPAMGYILSNFSANIFGLGNAATPLGLKAMKEMKKLNGDRPEASRSMITFLALNTSSVTLIPTTVLAIRMKYESVAPTEIVAPTIIATMISTIGALLIDRYFYYRRTRGVMM, encoded by the coding sequence ATGGTCAATTTAATTTGGGTAGGTCTCGCAGCAATAGGGATTATCTATTCCTTTTTCAACGGAACTGTAGAAGAAGTGAATGAAGTTATTTTCACAAGTGCTGATGAGGCAGTATTCCTGTGTATCAGTTTGGTTAGTATCCTCGTCTTTTGGTTGGGTTTAATGAAAATTGCTGAAGAGGCTGGATTACTTGAAAAATTAGCTCATTTTTTTAAGCCGATTTTTAAGGTGGTATTCCCTGACATTCCTCCAAACCATCCAGCGATGGGTTACATTTTATCTAATTTCTCTGCAAATATTTTCGGGCTTGGAAATGCAGCGACGCCTCTTGGTTTAAAGGCAATGAAAGAAATGAAAAAGTTGAATGGAGATCGGCCGGAAGCTTCTCGGTCGATGATAACCTTCCTAGCCCTGAATACCTCAAGTGTGACACTTATTCCTACTACAGTCTTGGCTATTCGTATGAAGTATGAATCTGTGGCTCCCACAGAAATTGTTGCCCCGACGATCATAGCTACAATGATTTCTACTATAGGAGCTTTGCTAATAGATCGATACTTTTACTATCGCAGAACGCGAGGTGTGATGATGTGA
- the resB gene encoding cytochrome c biogenesis protein ResB, whose product MEKIKCECGHINHEGTVLCEACGKPIQGNQHIDGNDDRKLLDMRYDGSARRSKTYKRTLVDKVWAWFSSVKVGVWLIVVALIASAVGTIYPQEPHIQSPLPAEVYYKDEYGMAGQIYYQLGFHNLYSSWWYITLIALIGISLIICSIDRVVPLHRALKNQSPKRHEVFIRRQRLFSESTSATSEDQNRMVENLKKKRYKITSENGHIMAEKNRFSRWGPYVNHIGLIIILLAAILRMFPFFYSEGYVWVREGETKIIPSTQQEYYIENKEFIYETYDRNDERFQEALENEEFDVPSNFQTNAVVYKVKGDTIAGQEPELEPVSEGEIRLNQPLTFDGYSIFQAGSQIQSEYASIELELSDAEGNAIKEFEYDTGEAPQKIDLGDGYQMEVEEWYPQFTITDEGASSDSKYPRNPGIIFNLSGPENEDGERFFYLEQEVLPLSEGGVYDVSYSDSELITASGLSVKKDRTLWMFGLGAAIFLIGVSQGLYWHHRRIWIQPKEKGILLAAHTNKNWHGIKQDIEQSIEKTKINMTEDQQELKE is encoded by the coding sequence ATGGAAAAAATAAAATGCGAATGCGGACACATCAATCACGAAGGTACGGTTCTTTGTGAAGCATGCGGGAAACCTATCCAGGGGAATCAGCATATTGATGGAAATGATGATCGAAAACTATTAGATATGAGATACGATGGCAGCGCTCGTCGATCGAAGACGTATAAACGAACATTAGTTGATAAGGTATGGGCATGGTTTTCTTCGGTTAAGGTTGGAGTATGGCTGATAGTCGTTGCACTTATAGCTTCAGCTGTAGGTACAATCTATCCTCAGGAACCTCATATCCAATCACCATTACCTGCCGAAGTCTATTATAAAGATGAGTATGGAATGGCTGGTCAGATTTATTACCAATTAGGATTCCATAATTTATATAGTTCATGGTGGTATATTACATTAATCGCTTTGATTGGTATTTCATTGATTATCTGTTCAATTGACCGAGTAGTACCTCTACATAGAGCTTTGAAAAACCAAAGTCCTAAAAGACATGAGGTTTTCATCCGTAGACAGCGATTATTCAGCGAATCAACAAGTGCTACATCAGAAGATCAAAATCGCATGGTAGAAAATCTGAAAAAGAAGCGATATAAAATCACTTCTGAAAACGGCCACATTATGGCTGAGAAAAATCGTTTTTCTCGTTGGGGTCCATACGTTAATCATATTGGTTTGATCATTATATTATTAGCAGCAATTCTTCGCATGTTCCCTTTCTTCTATAGTGAAGGGTACGTGTGGGTTCGAGAAGGAGAAACGAAAATTATCCCTTCTACCCAACAAGAATATTACATCGAGAATAAGGAATTTATTTACGAAACATATGACCGAAACGACGAACGCTTCCAAGAAGCATTAGAAAATGAAGAATTTGATGTCCCGAGTAATTTTCAGACTAATGCAGTGGTCTACAAAGTAAAAGGGGACACAATAGCTGGGCAAGAACCTGAATTGGAACCTGTATCTGAAGGAGAGATTCGTTTGAACCAGCCATTAACTTTTGATGGTTATTCAATCTTCCAAGCAGGTTCACAAATACAAAGTGAATATGCATCCATTGAACTTGAATTGAGTGATGCTGAAGGAAATGCAATCAAAGAATTTGAATATGATACAGGAGAAGCTCCTCAAAAAATTGATTTGGGCGATGGTTACCAAATGGAAGTGGAAGAGTGGTATCCACAATTCACTATCACAGATGAAGGAGCATCATCCGACTCGAAATATCCACGGAATCCGGGGATCATCTTTAATTTGAGTGGACCTGAAAATGAAGATGGTGAACGCTTCTTTTACTTAGAACAAGAAGTTTTACCACTTTCTGAAGGTGGGGTTTATGATGTATCATACTCTGACTCTGAATTAATTACAGCATCCGGTCTTTCAGTGAAAAAAGACCGGACTTTATGGATGTTTGGATTAGGTGCAGCAATCTTCTTGATCGGTGTGAGTCAAGGTCTATACTGGCACCACCGACGTATCTGGATTCAGCCAAAAGAAAAAGGAATTCTTCTAGCTGCACACACGAACAAGAATTGGCATGGAATCAAGCAAGATATCGAACAATCAATCGAAAAAACCAAAATTAATATGACGGAAGATCAACAGGAATTAAAGGAATAA
- a CDS encoding GNAT family N-acetyltransferase, which translates to MLIKYKKSFEKIAMGLLSFMPEEKEVKKLQTTIKEYESNDSWKLFLWKEEDILGAIGVRLEDEKMVVQHISVTPSHRGQGIGKKMVQAVKEQYDSKYIITANENTERFFQSCDK; encoded by the coding sequence ATGTTAATAAAATATAAGAAAAGCTTTGAAAAGATTGCGATGGGACTTCTATCTTTCATGCCTGAAGAGAAAGAAGTAAAAAAACTACAGACGACAATCAAAGAATATGAATCAAACGATTCCTGGAAACTGTTCTTGTGGAAAGAAGAAGATATATTAGGAGCAATTGGTGTACGATTAGAAGATGAAAAGATGGTGGTTCAACATATAAGTGTTACCCCATCACATCGAGGTCAGGGAATAGGTAAGAAAATGGTTCAGGCAGTCAAAGAGCAATATGATTCAAAATATATCATCACTGCCAACGAAAACACTGAACGATTTTTTCAGAGTTGTGATAAATAA
- a CDS encoding DUF3907 family protein — protein MSAELIAQIESIDEQIAAIESDLTDFLNHQCVDTILEDEELIDEEYIQSVLKQLRFLEVYCSEGCKALRKLKKHDHLNQEIIDKVFKGIYFKCVTEFFTPKDDLWYEDSRASYADKCSIDLQHKSGVEIEALICKIEPRFQTVREEIDYLEIK, from the coding sequence ATGAGCGCAGAGCTAATCGCACAAATCGAATCGATTGATGAACAAATAGCTGCAATTGAGTCAGATTTGACGGATTTTTTGAACCACCAATGTGTTGATACGATACTAGAGGATGAAGAGTTAATCGATGAGGAATATATTCAATCAGTTTTGAAGCAGTTGCGTTTTTTAGAAGTATACTGTTCAGAAGGATGTAAAGCGTTAAGAAAACTTAAGAAGCACGATCACTTAAATCAAGAGATTATTGATAAAGTTTTTAAAGGGATATATTTCAAGTGTGTCACTGAGTTTTTCACTCCAAAAGATGATTTGTGGTATGAAGATAGTCGTGCATCATACGCTGATAAATGTTCAATTGATCTCCAGCATAAGAGTGGGGTGGAGATTGAAGCGTTGATTTGCAAAATTGAGCCGAGATTTCAAACGGTTCGAGAGGAAATCGATTATTTGGAAATTAAATAG
- the scpB gene encoding SMC-Scp complex subunit ScpB — MELKQLKGVLEGLLFVSGDEGLSISQMKKILDVDKESVHLILEELRYEYEDSQRGLAILEQKEIYFLTTKPEHSLYLEKMKETNLSSRLSQAALETLSIIAYRQPITRVEIEDIRGVKCEGPIQTLVSRMLIEEGGRKETSGRPILYQTTKEFLTFFGLSSLQDLPPLPDEDVNQAEEEADLFFSEME; from the coding sequence ATGGAATTAAAACAATTGAAAGGTGTACTTGAAGGGTTGTTATTCGTCTCAGGCGACGAAGGTCTTTCAATTTCACAGATGAAAAAAATTCTTGATGTTGATAAAGAGTCAGTCCACCTCATTTTAGAGGAACTACGATATGAGTATGAAGACAGTCAAAGAGGTCTTGCTATATTAGAACAAAAAGAAATTTATTTTTTAACAACAAAGCCAGAGCATTCTCTTTACCTTGAAAAAATGAAAGAAACCAACTTATCTTCACGATTATCACAAGCGGCATTAGAAACTTTATCAATAATTGCTTATCGACAACCGATAACTAGAGTAGAGATAGAAGATATAAGAGGTGTTAAGTGTGAAGGACCGATTCAAACGCTAGTTTCGAGGATGCTGATAGAAGAAGGCGGAAGAAAAGAGACAAGCGGACGTCCGATTCTCTATCAGACTACGAAAGAATTCCTTACGTTCTTCGGTCTATCATCATTGCAAGATTTACCACCATTACCTGATGAGGATGTGAACCAAGCAGAAGAAGAAGCTGATTTATTTTTTAGTGAAATGGAATAA
- the ccsA gene encoding cytochrome c biogenesis protein CcsA: MDLVQLSSNFLYGAFIAYLVATMFFGATIGNKRSANMKSKAAKIAISITIIGFLSQLVFFIVRWIASGHAPVSNMFEFIAFFGMMMVLGFIIIYFIYRETVMGLFALPIATLIIGYGSMFPRELSPLVPSLQSHWLYIHVTTVSLGEAILSISFIAGLIYLLITVNQSVRSKETFWLEFILYSICATLAFIILSTSFSVMNYEVEFTQMIDGGERQTSYELPTLFEPHDSEVLTEGAFTTGIETPGWMNGADAGRKLNSFVWSILGGLILYGFLRLILRKRVGASLQPFFIKMNPDRVDEIMYRAVSIGFPVFFLGGLVFAAIWAEQAWGRFWGWDPKEVWALVTFLFYAAFLHLRLARGWHGKKSAWLAVIGFAIIMINLIVVNLVISGLHSYA, encoded by the coding sequence ATGGATTTAGTACAACTAAGTAGTAACTTTTTGTACGGGGCATTTATTGCTTATTTGGTAGCTACTATGTTTTTCGGGGCTACCATAGGAAATAAACGTTCTGCAAATATGAAGTCTAAAGCTGCAAAAATCGCTATTTCAATTACCATCATAGGTTTTCTATCACAACTTGTATTTTTTATCGTAAGGTGGATAGCTTCTGGACATGCTCCCGTAAGCAATATGTTTGAATTCATTGCATTTTTTGGGATGATGATGGTATTAGGGTTTATCATTATATATTTCATTTATAGAGAAACTGTGATGGGACTCTTTGCTTTACCAATTGCCACACTAATCATCGGTTATGGTAGCATGTTCCCAAGAGAATTATCACCATTGGTTCCTTCTTTACAATCTCATTGGTTGTACATTCATGTAACTACAGTCTCTTTAGGTGAAGCAATTCTTTCAATCAGTTTTATCGCAGGATTGATTTATTTGCTCATCACGGTGAATCAGTCAGTTCGTTCTAAAGAGACTTTTTGGTTGGAATTCATTTTATATTCCATTTGTGCGACGCTGGCGTTTATTATTTTGTCCACGTCGTTCAGTGTGATGAATTATGAAGTTGAATTTACACAGATGATAGATGGAGGAGAACGTCAGACATCTTATGAGTTACCAACATTATTCGAACCACATGATTCAGAAGTATTAACTGAAGGTGCATTTACAACTGGAATAGAAACTCCAGGGTGGATGAATGGTGCAGACGCTGGACGTAAACTGAATAGCTTTGTTTGGTCGATTTTAGGTGGACTTATTTTATACGGATTTTTACGGCTCATCTTACGGAAACGTGTGGGAGCAAGTTTACAGCCTTTCTTCATTAAGATGAACCCTGATCGTGTAGATGAAATCATGTATCGTGCTGTATCTATCGGGTTTCCGGTGTTCTTCCTTGGTGGCTTAGTATTTGCAGCTATATGGGCAGAACAGGCCTGGGGTCGTTTCTGGGGATGGGACCCTAAAGAAGTATGGGCACTAGTTACATTCCTTTTCTATGCAGCCTTTCTTCATCTGCGTCTTGCAAGAGGCTGGCATGGTAAAAAATCTGCTTGGTTAGCAGTTATTGGCTTTGCAATCATCATGATTAACTTGATTGTGGTCAACCTAGTTATTTCAGGGTTACACTCTTACGCTTAA
- a CDS encoding segregation/condensation protein A, whose product MNAVYNVKLDSFEGPLDLLLHLVNQYEIDIYDIPLKKITDQYMSYIHAMQDLHLDIASEYLVMAATLLAIKSQMLLPKQELEVEDEYEEDPRDELIERLIEYKKYKEASTLLHQLEAEGHQVHMRPPADLSSIEPTVQVEKSDECSVVDLTNAFQKVLRRRKLMEPIETTIQRQEISIDDRMDEIVRKLELADQAIEFEHLMEAAERFQIVASFLAVLELMKSMRITCKQDKNFENIYIALVEDHEWN is encoded by the coding sequence ATGAATGCAGTATATAATGTGAAATTGGATTCGTTCGAAGGGCCATTGGATCTTTTGTTGCACTTGGTCAATCAATATGAAATTGATATATATGACATTCCACTAAAAAAAATTACAGACCAGTACATGTCTTATATTCACGCGATGCAAGATTTACACTTGGATATAGCAAGTGAATATTTGGTAATGGCAGCGACATTGCTGGCTATTAAAAGTCAAATGTTGCTTCCGAAACAAGAACTGGAAGTGGAAGATGAATATGAAGAAGACCCGCGGGATGAACTCATTGAGCGATTGATCGAGTATAAAAAGTATAAGGAAGCATCTACCTTACTGCATCAATTGGAGGCAGAGGGCCATCAGGTACATATGAGGCCTCCAGCAGACCTATCTTCAATCGAACCAACTGTTCAGGTAGAGAAGAGCGATGAATGCAGTGTGGTTGATTTGACAAATGCTTTTCAAAAAGTCCTCAGGAGAAGAAAGTTGATGGAACCGATTGAAACAACTATTCAAAGGCAAGAGATTTCTATCGATGACCGAATGGACGAAATTGTTCGTAAACTCGAGTTGGCAGATCAAGCGATTGAATTCGAACATTTGATGGAGGCGGCGGAACGCTTTCAAATAGTTGCTTCTTTTTTAGCAGTCTTGGAACTGATGAAGTCGATGAGAATTACATGTAAACAGGATAAAAATTTTGAGAATATATATATTGCTTTGGTGGAGGATCATGAATGGAATTAA
- a CDS encoding response regulator transcription factor, producing the protein MSEEAKILVVDDEERIRRLLKLYLSREGYEIEEAADGQEALSMSLATDYDAILLDLMLPEMDGVEVCTKLREQKATPVIMLTAKGEESNRVQGFEVGADDYIVKPFSPREVVLRVKALLRRSSATKFLKTESDSHDVLVYPHLSIDKDAHRVLADDTEVNLTPKEYELLYYLAKTPDKVFDREELLKEVWEYEFFGDLRTVDTHVKRLREKLNKVSEDAAKMIVTVWGVGYKFEVNE; encoded by the coding sequence ATGTCTGAAGAAGCAAAAATTTTAGTAGTGGATGATGAAGAACGAATTCGTCGATTATTAAAACTATATCTATCAAGAGAAGGTTATGAGATCGAGGAGGCTGCCGATGGACAAGAAGCATTGTCAATGTCTTTAGCTACAGATTATGATGCTATTTTACTTGATTTAATGCTACCAGAGATGGATGGGGTTGAAGTATGCACTAAACTCAGAGAACAAAAAGCTACCCCTGTCATCATGCTCACAGCTAAAGGAGAAGAATCGAACCGCGTCCAAGGATTTGAAGTAGGTGCTGATGATTATATCGTTAAGCCTTTCAGTCCAAGGGAAGTTGTATTACGTGTTAAAGCACTACTAAGACGCTCTTCTGCAACGAAGTTTCTTAAGACTGAATCAGATTCACATGACGTTTTAGTATATCCGCATTTATCAATAGATAAGGATGCTCATCGTGTACTGGCGGATGATACAGAAGTGAATTTGACTCCTAAAGAATATGAGTTACTTTATTATTTAGCTAAAACACCTGATAAAGTTTTTGACCGAGAAGAACTCCTCAAGGAAGTGTGGGAGTATGAATTCTTTGGCGACCTAAGAACTGTTGATACTCATGTGAAAAGACTAAGAGAAAAATTGAATAAAGTATCCGAAGATGCAGCTAAAATGATTGTGACCGTATGGGGTGTCGGATATAAATTCGAGGTAAATGAGTAA
- the resA gene encoding thiol-disulfide oxidoreductase ResA, whose translation MNPKKKKRYIFRTVVLSTLVLTLVAVLVVNAQKDNPALTEGDQAPNFKLDRLDTDGSIELEELKGKGVMINFWATYCEPCKKEMPYMDELYQEYEEKGIEIIAVSVDKNELVINNFYNRLDLSFPSVHDKSSVIMDLYQVVPLPTSYFVNPDGSIERIVKGPLTLDRLETYLQEIVPQS comes from the coding sequence ATGAATCCTAAAAAGAAAAAAAGATATATTTTCAGAACTGTAGTCCTTTCGACCTTGGTTCTCACACTGGTTGCGGTGTTGGTAGTGAATGCTCAAAAAGACAACCCGGCACTTACAGAAGGTGATCAAGCACCAAATTTCAAATTGGACCGTTTAGATACTGATGGTTCTATTGAATTAGAAGAATTAAAGGGTAAAGGTGTGATGATTAATTTCTGGGCGACCTATTGTGAACCTTGTAAAAAAGAGATGCCCTACATGGACGAGTTATATCAAGAGTATGAAGAAAAAGGTATTGAAATCATCGCAGTAAGTGTAGATAAAAATGAATTAGTAATTAATAATTTTTATAATCGATTAGATTTAAGTTTTCCAAGTGTACATGACAAAAGCAGTGTGATTATGGATTTATATCAAGTAGTTCCATTGCCTACTTCTTATTTTGTCAATCCTGATGGTTCTATTGAGAGAATCGTAAAAGGACCTCTTACATTGGATCGCTTAGAAACTTACCTGCAAGAAATTGTACCTCAGAGTTAA
- a CDS encoding DUF309 domain-containing protein, which translates to MYPKLYIEYLYHFHYTRDYFECHEVLEELWKSEKPIKRDSVWVGLIQLAVALYHQRRDNFVGANKLISSATEKMKNQKVEMEKIGIDYIEILNLSNKIKHSIEIEASYQSYNLPIKDNRLRKELTEYASKQGINKIKYNVEDLKIIHRHLEPYRSMS; encoded by the coding sequence ATGTATCCCAAACTCTATATAGAATATTTATATCATTTCCATTATACGAGAGATTACTTTGAATGCCATGAGGTCCTTGAAGAATTATGGAAAAGTGAAAAACCTATCAAAAGAGATAGTGTATGGGTTGGACTGATCCAATTAGCTGTCGCTCTTTACCATCAAAGAAGAGATAACTTTGTTGGTGCAAACAAATTGATTTCATCCGCTACCGAAAAAATGAAAAATCAAAAGGTCGAGATGGAGAAGATCGGTATCGACTATATTGAGATTCTCAATTTAAGTAATAAAATTAAACACTCAATAGAAATTGAAGCTAGTTATCAAAGTTATAATCTGCCTATCAAAGATAATCGCCTGCGGAAAGAATTAACTGAATACGCAAGCAAACAAGGAATCAATAAAATTAAATATAATGTTGAAGATCTAAAGATCATCCATCGCCATCTTGAGCCCTATCGTTCAATGTCATAA
- a CDS encoding D-alanyl-D-alanine carboxypeptidase family protein: MIRWLVILSVLILMIPPMQVSADIGVSARNAIVMDMNTKEILYEKNANESREIASITKILTAIVAIEQSELDDRVTISPYASRMAGSSIYTKAGQVYTLEDLVNGLLLRSGNDAAVAIAEHVAGSEKGFAYLMNEKARWIGMDNSSFQNPHGLDEEGHYSTAYDMALLTTYAMNSNEQFKEIFGRKQYRSENIDYSWFNKNKLLQSYSDFCTGGKTGYTGQAGRTLVSTASHNGDDIVVVTLQAPDDWNDHRQLYKYAFEKLDSDENDENRDEILNFPSFFDSYRDVWKQLNGVMKWSI; encoded by the coding sequence ATGATCAGATGGTTAGTTATTTTGTCAGTATTGATTTTAATGATACCTCCTATGCAAGTGAGCGCAGATATAGGTGTTTCTGCCAGAAATGCGATCGTAATGGATATGAACACGAAAGAAATACTTTATGAAAAAAATGCTAATGAATCAAGGGAGATTGCTAGTATCACTAAAATACTAACTGCAATCGTAGCTATTGAACAATCTGAACTCGATGATCGGGTGACAATTAGTCCATATGCGTCAAGAATGGCTGGATCGTCTATATATACTAAAGCAGGTCAAGTTTACACTTTAGAGGATTTGGTGAATGGGTTGTTGCTTCGTTCAGGTAATGACGCTGCAGTTGCAATTGCTGAGCATGTAGCGGGTAGTGAGAAAGGCTTTGCTTATCTAATGAATGAGAAAGCACGTTGGATCGGCATGGATAATAGCTCTTTCCAAAATCCACATGGTCTCGATGAAGAAGGTCATTATTCAACTGCGTATGACATGGCTCTATTAACTACTTATGCCATGAATTCGAACGAACAGTTCAAAGAGATATTCGGTCGAAAACAATATCGCTCTGAAAATATAGATTACTCTTGGTTTAATAAAAACAAATTACTACAAAGTTACAGTGATTTTTGCACGGGTGGAAAAACTGGTTACACAGGACAGGCTGGAAGAACACTGGTTTCCACTGCTTCCCATAATGGTGATGATATTGTTGTTGTAACACTCCAGGCTCCAGATGATTGGAATGACCATAGACAATTATATAAATATGCATTCGAAAAGTTAGATAGTGATGAGAATGACGAAAATAGAGATGAGATCTTGAATTTCCCTTCCTTCTTTGATTCATATCGCGATGTTTGGAAACAGTTGAACGGTGTGATGAAATGGTCAATTTAA
- a CDS encoding pseudouridine synthase, with the protein MTTSGERLQKVIAKSGITSRRKAEKLIEDGRVKVNKKKVTELGTKVTGNDVIEVDGVPIEREAPKYFLLYKPRGVISSVSDEKGRKVVTDLISEEIEERLYPVGRLDYDTSGILILTNDGDFTQKLIHPKYELDKVYVAKVDGLLSKEEVLQLKKGVVHEGERLKAVKSRMLSADKSKKKCIVELTLHQGKNRQVRRMFEALGYRIDKLKRERFGPITLEGMNPGQYRELNPHEVKLLLEESQQNVK; encoded by the coding sequence ATGACTACAAGCGGAGAACGTTTACAAAAAGTAATCGCTAAAAGTGGGATTACTTCAAGAAGAAAAGCTGAAAAGTTGATTGAAGATGGAAGAGTGAAAGTGAATAAGAAAAAAGTCACTGAACTAGGTACAAAAGTGACAGGGAATGATGTCATCGAAGTTGATGGTGTACCGATCGAGAGAGAAGCACCAAAATATTTCCTCTTGTACAAACCCCGAGGTGTAATTTCTAGTGTCAGTGATGAGAAAGGTCGGAAGGTAGTTACTGATCTCATCAGCGAAGAAATTGAAGAACGCCTATATCCAGTTGGTCGTTTGGACTATGATACTTCCGGAATTCTAATTTTGACAAACGATGGAGATTTCACACAAAAACTGATTCATCCCAAATACGAATTGGATAAAGTATATGTGGCAAAAGTAGACGGTCTATTATCAAAAGAAGAGGTTCTTCAACTGAAAAAAGGTGTCGTTCATGAAGGTGAAAGACTAAAAGCAGTAAAATCTCGAATGTTATCAGCGGATAAGTCTAAAAAGAAATGTATTGTAGAACTGACACTTCATCAAGGTAAGAATAGACAAGTGCGCAGGATGTTCGAAGCCCTCGGTTATAGGATTGATAAATTGAAACGTGAGAGATTCGGTCCAATTACTCTGGAAGGGATGAATCCAGGACAGTACCGTGAACTAAATCCCCACGAGGTTAAACTGCTACTTGAGGAATCACAGCAAAATGTTAAATAA
- a CDS encoding spore maturation protein — translation MIIQISNWIIPLLILTILLYGTYKKVPTYEKFVEGGKEGVSIAVSLLPFLLGMVVSISIFRASGAMDAFVGFLSPLLQLLHVPSEIVPLALTRPISGTASLGVVTDLIKNEGPDSFIGKLASVMQGSTDTTLYVLTVYFGAVGIKRMGDALKVGLLADLIGIIASLMICYAVFG, via the coding sequence GTGATTATACAAATAAGCAATTGGATTATCCCTCTACTGATTCTGACAATCTTGCTATATGGAACTTATAAAAAAGTACCGACCTATGAAAAATTCGTGGAAGGAGGTAAGGAAGGTGTATCGATCGCCGTTTCCTTGCTTCCTTTTTTATTAGGTATGGTCGTTTCTATCAGTATTTTCAGAGCGTCAGGTGCGATGGATGCTTTTGTAGGTTTTCTTTCTCCTCTCTTGCAATTACTGCATGTACCAAGTGAAATCGTTCCTCTTGCTTTGACCAGACCTATATCTGGAACTGCTTCATTAGGGGTAGTTACAGATCTGATTAAAAATGAAGGACCTGATTCTTTCATTGGGAAATTGGCATCAGTCATGCAAGGTAGTACAGACACCACTCTGTATGTGTTGACAGTATATTTTGGTGCAGTCGGTATCAAAAGGATGGGTGACGCGCTTAAAGTTGGACTACTTGCTGACCTTATTGGTATAATAGCGTCGTTAATGATCTGTTATGCGGTGTTCGGATAA